A genomic stretch from Canis lupus familiaris isolate Mischka breed German Shepherd chromosome 17, alternate assembly UU_Cfam_GSD_1.0, whole genome shotgun sequence includes:
- the LOC111090750 gene encoding late cornified envelope protein 3A-like yields the protein MSCQQSQQQCQPSAPEEPSTVLPSSYTSGCTGRWASGSGGGCGHRSSGSCCLSHHRSHQCGHYSSDSCDSGSGWQSGSSRCGLGSVGCC from the coding sequence ATGTCCTGCCAGCAGAGCCAGCAGCAGTGCCAGCCAAGTGCTCCTGAGGAGCCCAGCACAGTGCTCCCCTCCAGCTATACTTCAGGCTGTACTGGCAGATGGGCTTCAGGCTCTGGAGGTGGCTGTGGCCACAGATCCAGTGGCAGCTGCTGCCTGAGCCACCACAGGTCCCACCAGTGTGGGCACTACAGCTCTGACTCCTGTGACAGTGGCAGTGGGTGGCAGTCTGGGAGTTCTAGGTGTGGCCTCGGCTCTGTGGGCTGCTGCTGA